The following proteins are encoded in a genomic region of Lachnospiraceae bacterium KM106-2:
- a CDS encoding metal dependent hydrolase — protein sequence MRVTFIEHSGFAVEFDEVVFIFDYYKGDIPQFPKNKQVIFFVSHKHQDHFNKQIFTIGDSYKKVTYLLSNDTKMNTVYMNRMKIPMKARTQIRYIHANETMDLGSGIRVETLRSTDEGVAFIVSYENKALYHAGDLNWWSWSGEPERFNENMKTQFFNEIQKVTGRHFDIAFLPLDPRQEERFYWGLDAFMRSADVTTCFPMHMWNDFSIIRKLKEIECAHEYENRIVEIKHNGEQFSVS from the coding sequence ATGAGGGTAACATTTATCGAACATAGTGGTTTTGCTGTCGAGTTTGATGAAGTTGTATTTATCTTTGATTACTATAAAGGGGACATTCCTCAATTTCCAAAGAATAAGCAAGTGATCTTTTTTGTCAGTCATAAGCACCAAGATCATTTTAATAAACAAATCTTTACGATCGGAGATTCTTATAAAAAGGTGACATACTTGTTATCGAATGATACGAAGATGAATACCGTCTATATGAATCGTATGAAGATTCCGATGAAAGCTCGAACACAAATTCGTTATATCCATGCAAATGAGACGATGGACTTAGGTAGTGGCATACGTGTTGAGACGTTACGCTCTACCGATGAAGGAGTGGCATTTATCGTCTCTTATGAAAATAAAGCACTCTATCATGCAGGAGATCTCAACTGGTGGTCATGGAGCGGTGAACCGGAACGTTTTAATGAAAATATGAAGACTCAATTTTTCAATGAGATCCAGAAGGTCACTGGCAGACACTTTGACATTGCTTTTTTACCGCTAGATCCAAGACAAGAAGAACGATTTTACTGGGGGCTTGATGCGTTTATGAGAAGCGCAGACGTCACAACTTGCTTCCCAATGCATATGTGGAACGATTTCTCGATCATTCGTAAGCTGAAGGAAATAGAATGTGCCCATGAATATGAAAACAGAATAGTGGAAATAAAACATAATGGAGAACAATTTAGCGTATCGTAG
- a CDS encoding thioredoxin reductase: MSDRYDIIIVGTGPAGLSAALNAKIRGKKFALYGSKNLSNKVEKAHKINNYLGFYGKSGSEIKEAFQKHIDEMGIEIIDKKVNTIYPMGDYFSYMVENEVHEATSVILATGVNFGKPFPGEEEYLGKGVGYCATCDAPLYRDKDVAIIAYNKAEEEEANFMAEICKKVYYIPMYQEEVSVDDKIEIIKDKPLRIEGEQFVNKLVLENQELILDGVFILRDSVNPDQLVPGLKMDEQHVAVDRKMQTSIPGCFAAGDIVGTPYQYSKAAGEGNIASLSAVSYVDKKKRD; the protein is encoded by the coding sequence ATGAGTGATAGATATGACATTATAATTGTAGGAACAGGACCAGCGGGATTATCAGCTGCTTTGAACGCAAAGATTCGAGGTAAGAAGTTTGCTTTATACGGAAGTAAAAATCTTAGCAATAAAGTAGAGAAAGCTCATAAGATTAACAATTATCTAGGCTTTTACGGTAAATCAGGAAGTGAGATCAAAGAAGCATTCCAGAAACACATTGATGAAATGGGAATTGAGATCATCGATAAAAAAGTGAATACCATTTATCCAATGGGAGATTATTTTTCCTATATGGTTGAGAATGAAGTTCATGAAGCAACTTCCGTTATTTTAGCAACCGGTGTAAACTTTGGAAAGCCATTCCCAGGAGAAGAAGAATACCTTGGAAAAGGTGTTGGATACTGTGCTACCTGTGATGCCCCTCTTTATAGAGATAAGGATGTTGCAATTATCGCCTATAACAAAGCCGAGGAAGAAGAAGCTAATTTTATGGCTGAAATCTGTAAAAAGGTTTACTATATCCCGATGTATCAAGAGGAAGTATCTGTAGATGATAAGATTGAAATTATTAAGGATAAACCACTTCGTATTGAAGGCGAACAATTTGTAAATAAACTAGTATTAGAGAATCAGGAGTTAATTTTAGATGGTGTATTCATTTTAAGAGATAGTGTAAATCCAGATCAATTAGTACCTGGTCTTAAGATGGATGAACAACATGTTGCAGTAGACCGTAAAATGCAAACTAGTATTCCTGGATGTTTTGCAGCAGGAGATATTGTTGGAACGCCATACCAATACAGTAAAGCAGCAGGAGAAGGGAATATTGCTTCTTTATCTGCCGTATCTTATGTAGATAAGAAAAAAAGAGATTAG
- a CDS encoding membrane protein, whose protein sequence is MDHHDYSIPNTIFFIVYLVGGIFSTVMYLFGSPSPELGIFRPKSDYLVYLIECYGLLFIGYVPKLFSKYFHISIPNYFLVVLNLFIIGCLLLGGMLNFYTLFPIWDSFLHFMSGIVLVILSMVILSQHKPKLSIGFMVFVAVTFAITSGVVWEILEYVLDEVTGSNSQSYKDLDGAIRVGHSALRDSMEDLILELVAAIGTAIYYIRKK, encoded by the coding sequence ATGGATCATCATGATTATTCTATTCCGAATACTATATTTTTTATTGTTTATTTAGTAGGTGGTATCTTTTCCACGGTAATGTATCTATTTGGATCGCCTAGTCCTGAACTTGGCATTTTTCGTCCAAAATCAGATTATCTCGTCTATTTGATCGAATGTTATGGTCTACTTTTTATCGGATATGTTCCAAAGCTATTTTCAAAATATTTTCATATCAGCATTCCGAATTACTTTCTGGTTGTTCTGAATCTATTTATTATCGGATGCCTCTTATTAGGAGGAATGCTGAACTTTTATACGTTATTCCCTATATGGGACTCGTTTCTTCATTTTATGAGTGGTATCGTTCTTGTTATCTTATCTATGGTTATTCTTTCGCAGCATAAACCGAAACTATCCATTGGTTTTATGGTATTTGTTGCGGTTACCTTTGCTATAACGTCAGGGGTTGTCTGGGAAATTCTTGAGTATGTGCTAGATGAAGTTACCGGTTCGAATTCACAGAGTTATAAAGATCTAGATGGAGCCATTCGAGTTGGGCATAGTGCGTTACGAGATTCCATGGAAGATTTGATTTTAGAACTGGTAGCAGCGATTGGAACCGCCATTTATTATATAAGAAAAAAGTGA
- a CDS encoding cell surface protein → MNWEKSITNVSAEFEQYLERPNDNSSYIPDPVLIPYQDLVEKETKTDFRYETEIMYLSEYYNLDRKYVSTIKNQKYDGVCWAFSSNAILEGYLMKKTHISDPSHFDFSENHMKHALSSAGANKMGFDREPDGGGNFSMATAYWTRSTLTGPVDEKQDPFVSSGEIRKVKDTEKIKANNHLVTRTIRLANLPDGCSKQQKSDYINKIKHFLVEYGSVELQIDSDSAYFYPKVITGKKYMSYYKPNSETVNHAVTIVGWDDRYSKNLFFVKPERDGAFLVKNSWGSNWGIDGYFWLSYDDKLRGVSLVADVEKRRKFHHIYEFDPFGCTAAMGIGSLTTNFAANRFQGKTKGEQLVNVSTYIVVPNTCIRVYISKTGKWSDLEEVKLSNMTRTGEKGYCMDYAGYICLELCEPVMLCEKEFLVGIEYTAEPINKIPIELKFKHYSSMVTAKKGESYVASSAKEAKAIGDNEEQFELKLDDYGYQNACIKAFTRKIREGL, encoded by the coding sequence ATGAATTGGGAAAAGTCGATTACCAATGTGAGCGCAGAGTTCGAGCAATATCTAGAAAGGCCCAATGATAATTCCAGTTATATCCCGGATCCGGTTCTGATACCATATCAGGATTTAGTAGAGAAAGAGACAAAGACAGACTTTCGTTATGAGACTGAAATTATGTATTTAAGTGAGTATTATAACTTAGATAGAAAATATGTTTCTACAATTAAAAATCAGAAATATGATGGGGTTTGTTGGGCATTTTCTTCCAATGCTATTTTAGAAGGATATCTAATGAAAAAGACTCATATTTCCGATCCGAGTCACTTTGATTTTTCAGAAAATCATATGAAACATGCATTGTCTAGTGCTGGTGCTAACAAGATGGGGTTTGATCGTGAACCGGATGGAGGCGGCAATTTCAGCATGGCAACAGCCTACTGGACAAGATCGACATTAACTGGACCGGTGGATGAAAAACAGGATCCTTTTGTTTCATCTGGGGAAATACGAAAAGTGAAGGATACAGAGAAGATAAAAGCAAACAACCACTTGGTTACAAGAACCATACGTCTTGCAAATCTACCAGATGGCTGTTCCAAGCAACAAAAGAGTGATTATATCAATAAAATAAAGCATTTTTTAGTGGAGTATGGATCGGTTGAACTTCAGATAGATTCGGATTCTGCTTATTTCTATCCTAAAGTAATCACCGGAAAAAAATATATGTCGTATTATAAGCCGAATTCAGAAACAGTAAATCATGCAGTGACTATCGTTGGCTGGGATGATCGATATTCTAAAAATCTGTTTTTTGTGAAACCAGAGCGAGATGGAGCTTTCTTAGTAAAGAACAGCTGGGGCTCGAACTGGGGCATAGATGGATACTTTTGGCTTTCCTATGATGATAAGTTAAGAGGGGTTTCTCTTGTAGCAGATGTTGAAAAACGTAGAAAGTTTCATCATATCTATGAGTTTGATCCATTTGGTTGCACCGCTGCAATGGGAATTGGATCTCTTACTACGAATTTTGCAGCGAATCGATTTCAAGGAAAGACGAAAGGAGAACAGCTGGTCAATGTTTCTACCTATATTGTTGTACCGAATACATGTATCAGAGTGTATATCAGTAAAACAGGAAAATGGTCTGATCTTGAAGAAGTGAAGCTTAGTAATATGACAAGAACAGGGGAAAAAGGTTACTGTATGGACTATGCAGGTTATATCTGTCTAGAACTTTGCGAGCCAGTCATGCTTTGTGAAAAAGAATTTCTGGTTGGGATTGAGTATACAGCAGAGCCGATCAACAAAATTCCAATTGAACTAAAGTTTAAGCATTATAGTAGTATGGTCACAGCTAAGAAAGGCGAGAGCTATGTTGCCTCAAGCGCGAAGGAAGCAAAAGCGATAGGGGACAACGAGGAACAATTTGAATTAAAGCTTGATGATTATGGATATCAGAATGCCTGTATTAAAGCATTTACAAGGAAAATCAGAGAAGGACTATAG